The following nucleotide sequence is from bacterium.
CCTCTCTAAGCCGGAACACCGTCACGTCGGCGGCCGCCCCCGGGCGAAGCGTCCCGATCTCCCTCTCGAGCCCGATGGCCTTCGCCGGGCCGAGGGTCGAGGCGGCGATCACCTGCCTGAGCGACAGTCCGAGGTGCAGGAACTTGCCCATCGTGGTGGCCATATCGCGCACCCGGCCCGCCACATTCCTTGCGTGGATGTCGGTGCTGATCGAATGGAGGGGGAGTCCGCCCGCCATCGCCCGCCGCGCGGTCTCGAATGAGAAGCTCTGCGACCCGTGCCCGATGTCAAACAGGACGCCCCGATCCGCCGCGGCCCGCGCCTCGGGGATCGGGAGTCCGTGACGGTCGAGCAGCCCGCCGGGCTTGCCGTGCCAGCAGTGCGTGATGATGTCGCCCGGGCCCAGGAGCGCGAGGACGTCCTGGATCACCGGTGGGGCGTTGCCGATGTGGCACATCACGCGCGTCCCAGACAATCGCGCCGCCTGCACCGCCAGCTTGACCGGGGTGAGCGCCATGTTCCCGCAGTGCGTCCGGCTGGCCAGGACTTTGATGCCGAGGATCTCCCCCGCGTATCGCTCGGCGGTCGCAATCGTCTGCTTCTGGTCGAAGTTCTCCCAGGAGCCGTGGCGGGGCGCGATCGATGTGTGCAGGGACACGTTGAGGAACGCCAGCACCCGCGTGGTCGCCCCCCGGACGACGTACGCGGAGAACGCGTCGTACAGGCCGGCCCCGCACGACCCGGCGTCCACGACCGTGGTCACGCCCCGCGCCACCCCGGCGTCGTGATCGGGATGGACGCTCGTGCGCCCAAATTTGTGGGCGACATGTGCGTGCAGGTCGATCCAGCCGGGGGAGACGATGAGACCGGCGGCGTCCACAATGTCGGGGGCTTCGTCGGGGATGCGGCCGACTCCGGCGATCCGGCCGTCCCGGATTCCGACGTCGGCGCGTTCGTCGAGGTCCTGCGCCGGATCGATCACCCGCGCCCCCCGAATCACCAGGTCGAATCGCTGCATCGCCATGAGATCACTCCCCTCGCAACTGTGGGTCCAGGACGTCGCGAAGTCCGTCCCCCAGGAGGTTTCCTCCGAGCACGACGAGCACGATCGCGGCCCCCGGAAAGAGCGTCATCCACGGGGCCTGGGCGAGCAAGGTGCGACCTTCGGCGAGGATCCCGCCCCAGCTCGGGACCTCGGGCGGCGCCCCGACGCCCAGAAACGAGAGCGCGGCTTCGGCGAGGATCGCCGCCGAGAACGTAAACGTAGCCTGGATGATGATCGGGGAGACGATGTTGGGCAGGACGTGTCGGCTCATGATCGCGGCCTCGCCCGCGCCGGCGGCCCGCGCCGCCTCAACGAACGAGGTCGTGCGGACGATCAGCACCGATCCCCGGACCAGGCGGGCCATGCGCGGGGTGCTCGATACCGCGAGGGCGACGACGACGTTCGTCACGCTCGGCCCGACTGCGGCCATGATCGCGATGGCGAGGAGGATTGCGGGAAGGGCCAGCAGCGCGTCCATCGTGCGCATGATCCAGCCGTCCGTGCCGGGCGCCATGCCGGCGACCATCCCCAGCACGGTTCCCGGAATCACCGTCAATACCACGACACCCGCCCCGACGAGTAGGGACAGGCGGCCGCCGTGAAGGACCCGCGCCAACACGTCGCGGCCGACATAATCCGT
It contains:
- a CDS encoding amidohydrolase/deacetylase family metallohydrolase; this encodes MAMQRFDLVIRGARVIDPAQDLDERADVGIRDGRIAGVGRIPDEAPDIVDAAGLIVSPGWIDLHAHVAHKFGRTSVHPDHDAGVARGVTTVVDAGSCGAGLYDAFSAYVVRGATTRVLAFLNVSLHTSIAPRHGSWENFDQKQTIATAERYAGEILGIKVLASRTHCGNMALTPVKLAVQAARLSGTRVMCHIGNAPPVIQDVLALLGPGDIITHCWHGKPGGLLDRHGLPIPEARAAADRGVLFDIGHGSQSFSFETARRAMAGGLPLHSISTDIHARNVAGRVRDMATTMGKFLHLGLSLRQVIAASTLGPAKAIGLEREIGTLRPGAAADVTVFRLRE
- a CDS encoding ABC transporter permease, which codes for MINARALDRLAGPPSRPRRTLRHAVLRNFNVRVGGGIVCGLLALALAAPLIAGHDPLKLDVNDRLRPPSPAFPMGTDYVGRDVLARVLHGGRLSLLVGAGVVVLTVIPGTVLGMVAGMAPGTDGWIMRTMDALLALPAILLAIAIMAAVGPSVTNVVVALAVSSTPRMARLVRGSVLIVRTTSFVEAARAAGAGEAAIMSRHVLPNIVSPIIIQATFTFSAAILAEAALSFLGVGAPPEVPSWGGILAEGRTLLAQAPWMTLFPGAAIVLVVLGGNLLGDGLRDVLDPQLRGE